One window of the Paraburkholderia sp. PGU19 genome contains the following:
- a CDS encoding MurR/RpiR family transcriptional regulator — translation MMLSQVEAMRDQMRPSERKLADYVIEAPREVLDLSMTEVAARAGVSQPTIARFCHALGFSGFREFKIRLAQGIATEVPAVYRDVRPDEPTPGVAAKVLDRTIGALIQVRNNLSTDSVAAAIQLLAQAKRIEFYGAGGSGIAALDMQHKFFRLGMPSVAYSDPHTFLMSAGLLGEGDVVVAISNTGRTRDIIDAAKSALAAGAKVIAVTHGNSPLARIASIGLFANVDEDTDIFSPMTSRTSHLAIGDILAVGVALQRGPELAEKLAGAKDLIARRRIGPQE, via the coding sequence ATGATGCTGTCCCAGGTGGAAGCGATGCGCGACCAGATGCGCCCATCCGAACGCAAGCTTGCCGACTACGTGATCGAGGCGCCGCGCGAAGTGCTCGACCTGTCGATGACGGAGGTCGCCGCGCGGGCCGGCGTCAGCCAGCCGACCATCGCGCGCTTCTGTCACGCGCTCGGCTTCTCCGGCTTTCGCGAGTTCAAGATCCGCCTTGCGCAAGGGATAGCAACGGAAGTGCCCGCCGTGTATCGCGACGTGCGTCCCGACGAGCCGACGCCCGGCGTCGCCGCGAAGGTGCTGGACCGGACCATCGGCGCACTGATCCAGGTGCGCAACAATCTGTCGACCGACAGCGTGGCGGCCGCGATCCAGCTGCTGGCGCAAGCGAAGCGCATCGAGTTCTATGGCGCGGGCGGCTCGGGGATTGCCGCGCTCGACATGCAGCACAAGTTCTTCCGGCTCGGCATGCCGAGCGTCGCTTATTCCGATCCGCATACGTTTCTGATGTCGGCGGGACTGCTGGGCGAAGGCGATGTCGTCGTCGCAATTTCGAATACGGGCCGCACGCGCGACATCATCGACGCGGCGAAATCCGCGCTCGCGGCGGGCGCGAAGGTGATTGCCGTGACGCATGGGAATTCGCCACTTGCGCGGATTGCGTCGATCGGACTGTTCGCCAACGTCGACGAAGACACCGACATCTTCTCGCCGATGACGTCTCGCACGTCGCATCTTGCGATCGGCGACATTCTGGCCGTCGGCGTCGCGTTGCAGCGCGGACCGGAGCTGGCGGAAAAGCTGGCCGGCGCGAAGGATCTGATTGCGAGACGCCGGATCGGGCCGCAGGAATAG